A stretch of Bacillus pseudomycoides DNA encodes these proteins:
- a CDS encoding CHRD domain-containing protein, which translates to MTKHFVAKLKGSNELPPVKTKAYGVAELIFNGDFTKLHYRVILKNLEKVTSCQIHLGKGNQTGPVVLFLYGPVKHGISVNEGTITGVVSTKDLEEGPLQGKTFENLVQAIDEANAYVNVHTRTFTRGELRGEIKEYSRSMSR; encoded by the coding sequence ATGACAAAACATTTCGTTGCTAAGCTGAAAGGCAGTAATGAATTACCTCCTGTAAAAACAAAGGCTTATGGGGTTGCAGAGCTTATTTTTAATGGTGATTTTACAAAACTACATTATAGGGTCATATTGAAAAATCTTGAGAAGGTAACATCTTGTCAAATTCATTTAGGGAAAGGAAATCAGACTGGGCCAGTGGTTTTATTCTTATATGGACCAGTAAAGCATGGAATTAGTGTGAATGAAGGAACGATAACAGGCGTGGTGTCTACTAAGGATTTAGAAGAAGGCCCCTTGCAAGGGAAGACATTTGAGAATCTTGTGCAGGCAATTGATGAAGCAAATGCATATGTAAATGTTCATACAAGGACATTTACGAGAGGAGAACTCCGTGGGGAAATAAAAGAATATAGCCGATCCATGAGTCGATAA
- a CDS encoding chromate transporter has protein sequence MHVELKFLRRSSLKTIVEIFFVSLKLGLTSFGGPVAHLGYFHHEYVKKRRWMDERSYGDLVALCQFLPGPASSQVGIGIGLSRGGLLGAIVAWAGFTLPSVLVLVFSASLLQQFHVANAGWIHGLKLVAVAIVAHAIWGMAQKLTPDRNRATIAIITAALALLFPSTWTQITLILLAGLIGWLLYRKHEIPPVSKTHIPVSRIAGIMCLLLFFSLLFLLPILRPFSHWIALFDSFYRSGSLVFGGGHVVLPLLENEFVLNGMMTKEQFLAGYGLTQAVPGPLFTFAAYIGTILGGALGATLATIAIFLPAFLLVIGVLPFWDQVRRLSYIQGALLGVNAAVVGILLAAFYNPIWTSSIISTADFVIASLLFCLLAFWKAPPWIIVVLGALSGYILSII, from the coding sequence ATGCACGTAGAATTGAAATTTCTTAGGAGGTCATCTTTGAAAACAATAGTAGAAATTTTTTTCGTATCGCTTAAACTAGGACTTACTTCTTTTGGAGGACCTGTCGCTCATCTTGGTTACTTCCATCACGAATATGTCAAAAAACGAAGATGGATGGATGAGCGAAGTTATGGAGATTTAGTGGCACTCTGTCAATTTCTCCCCGGTCCTGCAAGTAGCCAAGTTGGAATTGGCATCGGTTTATCCCGCGGGGGACTCCTTGGAGCTATTGTTGCTTGGGCCGGCTTTACACTCCCATCCGTTCTTGTTCTCGTCTTTTCCGCTTCACTACTCCAGCAATTTCATGTGGCAAACGCTGGCTGGATTCATGGATTAAAACTTGTAGCAGTAGCGATTGTGGCCCATGCAATATGGGGAATGGCGCAGAAATTAACACCGGACCGAAACCGAGCAACCATTGCCATTATTACGGCGGCACTTGCATTACTATTTCCAAGTACTTGGACACAAATTACGCTTATTCTACTCGCTGGCCTTATCGGCTGGCTCTTATATCGTAAACATGAAATTCCACCTGTTAGCAAAACTCATATTCCTGTTTCACGTATAGCAGGTATCATGTGTCTCTTACTATTTTTTAGTTTATTATTCTTGCTACCAATATTACGACCATTCTCGCACTGGATTGCCCTGTTTGATAGTTTCTATCGCTCTGGCTCACTTGTGTTTGGCGGAGGACATGTCGTTCTTCCTCTTCTTGAAAATGAATTTGTATTAAATGGCATGATGACAAAAGAGCAGTTTCTAGCAGGATATGGATTAACGCAAGCCGTTCCAGGGCCACTCTTTACATTCGCTGCTTACATAGGAACTATACTAGGCGGAGCACTAGGTGCTACACTTGCGACAATTGCTATCTTTCTCCCGGCATTCTTACTTGTCATTGGCGTGCTGCCATTTTGGGATCAAGTTAGACGCTTGTCTTATATACAAGGTGCACTCCTTGGCGTTAATGCCGCTGTTGTCGGCATTTTACTAGCAGCTTTTTATAATCCGATTTGGACAAGCTCTATCATAAGTACGGCTGACTTTGTCATCGCCTCTCTCCTATTTTGCCTATTAGCATTTTGGAAAGCACCACCATGGATCATTGTTGTTCTCGGTGCTTTGAGTGGCTATATTCTTTCCATTATCTAG
- the chbG gene encoding chitin disaccharide deacetylase codes for MIRLIVNADDFGLTEGTNYGIIEGHVNGIVNSTTMMMNMPGTEHAVHLAKEHKSLGIGVHLVLTAGKPLLTDVPSLVNADGLFHKQGVVREGNINPKEVEREWTAQIEKFLSYELTPTHLDSHHHVHGLPILYDVLERLAKKYNVPIRRCEQERAVRPFSDVFYSDFYSDGVQEDYFVKLKERVEEGKIVEVMAHPAYIDPELVKRSSYVMDRVKELRILTESILPEGVELVRF; via the coding sequence ATGATTCGATTAATCGTAAATGCAGATGATTTTGGTCTTACAGAAGGTACAAACTACGGCATTATTGAAGGGCATGTAAATGGGATTGTGAATTCTACGACGATGATGATGAACATGCCAGGAACGGAGCATGCTGTGCACTTAGCGAAAGAACATAAGTCATTAGGGATAGGGGTGCATCTTGTGTTAACGGCAGGAAAACCGCTCCTTACAGACGTTCCATCACTTGTAAATGCAGATGGATTATTTCATAAACAAGGCGTTGTAAGAGAAGGCAATATAAACCCTAAAGAGGTTGAAAGAGAGTGGACTGCTCAAATTGAAAAGTTTCTATCTTATGAATTAACACCAACACATTTAGATAGCCATCATCATGTACATGGTTTACCGATTTTGTATGATGTCCTTGAGCGATTAGCAAAAAAATATAATGTGCCAATTCGCAGATGTGAACAAGAGAGAGCGGTGCGTCCGTTTTCCGATGTGTTCTATAGTGATTTCTATAGCGATGGCGTGCAGGAAGATTACTTTGTTAAATTAAAAGAGCGTGTAGAGGAAGGAAAAATAGTAGAGGTTATGGCGCACCCTGCTTACATTGATCCGGAGCTTGTGAAGCGTTCTTCTTATGTGATGGACCGTGTGAAGGAACTACGAATTTTAACGGAAAGTATTTTACCAGAAGGGGTAGAGCTTGTGAGATTTTAA
- the celF gene encoding 6-phospho-beta-glucosidase yields MNGIKIATIGGGSSYTPELIEGFIKRYGELPVREIWLVDIEAGKEKLEIVGNLAKRMVKKAGLPIDIHLTLDRRAALKDADFVTTQLRVGLLEARAKDEAIPLKYDVIGQETNGPGGLFKALRTIPVILDICKDMEELCPNAWLINFANPAGMVTEAVLRYTSIQKVVGLCNVPIGIRMGLARLLEVDAGRVHVDFAGLNHMVYGLNVYVDGVSVMDRVLELVTDPEKQITMENIAALDWEPDFIRGLRAIPCPYHRYYYKTREMLEEERQASIEKGTRAEVVKQLEDDLFELYKDPNLDIKPPQLEKRGGAYYSDAACSLITSIYNNKGDIQPVNTRNNGTIASLPHDSAVEVNCIITKDGPKPIAVGDLPVPVRGLVQQIKSFERTSIEAAVTGDYHKALLAMTINPLVPSDKVAKQILDEMLEAHKEYLPQFFEKVEKKKRR; encoded by the coding sequence ATGAACGGAATTAAAATTGCTACAATCGGCGGTGGATCTAGTTATACACCAGAGTTAATTGAAGGATTTATTAAGCGCTATGGTGAACTACCAGTTCGTGAAATTTGGTTAGTAGATATTGAAGCAGGGAAAGAAAAATTAGAAATCGTTGGTAATTTAGCAAAACGTATGGTAAAAAAAGCTGGTTTACCAATTGATATTCACTTAACACTTGATCGCCGCGCAGCACTTAAAGATGCTGACTTTGTAACAACACAACTTCGCGTTGGTTTGTTAGAGGCACGCGCGAAAGATGAAGCAATTCCATTAAAATATGATGTAATTGGTCAGGAAACGAATGGTCCTGGTGGTTTATTCAAAGCATTGAGAACGATTCCTGTTATTTTGGATATTTGTAAAGACATGGAAGAACTTTGTCCAAATGCTTGGTTGATTAACTTTGCAAATCCAGCAGGTATGGTAACAGAGGCTGTACTTCGTTACACAAGCATTCAAAAAGTAGTGGGATTATGTAATGTTCCAATTGGTATTCGTATGGGACTTGCAAGACTGCTTGAAGTAGATGCAGGCCGTGTACATGTCGACTTTGCTGGTTTAAATCACATGGTCTACGGGTTAAATGTGTATGTGGATGGAGTAAGTGTAATGGACCGTGTTCTAGAACTTGTAACAGATCCAGAAAAGCAAATTACGATGGAAAACATCGCTGCGCTTGATTGGGAGCCAGATTTCATTCGCGGACTTCGTGCAATTCCATGTCCATATCATCGTTACTACTATAAAACACGTGAAATGCTAGAAGAAGAAAGGCAAGCTTCTATTGAAAAAGGTACACGTGCAGAAGTGGTGAAACAATTAGAAGACGACTTATTCGAGTTATACAAAGATCCGAATTTAGATATTAAGCCACCGCAATTAGAAAAACGCGGAGGAGCGTACTACAGTGATGCAGCATGCAGTTTAATTACATCTATTTATAATAATAAAGGTGATATTCAACCTGTTAATACAAGAAACAACGGTACAATTGCAAGCTTGCCACATGATTCAGCTGTTGAAGTAAACTGTATCATTACGAAGGATGGTCCAAAGCCAATTGCAGTAGGTGACTTACCAGTTCCTGTTCGCGGTTTAGTTCAGCAAATTAAATCATTTGAGCGCACATCAATTGAAGCTGCTGTTACAGGTGATTATCATAAGGCGCTGCTTGCTATGACAATTAATCCACTTGTACCATCAGATAAAGTAGCAAAACAAATTTTAGATGAAATGTTGGAAGCTCATAAAGAATATCTTCCACAGTTCTTCGAAAAAGTAGAGAAAAAAAAGCGGCGCTGA
- a CDS encoding PTS lactose/cellobiose transporter subunit IIA, giving the protein MMTTAEQIPFQLILHSGNARSYAMEALQYAKQGKLLEADEAMAKAKEAINEAHHFQTELIQSEARGEKTEISVLLIHAQDHLMNSMTVKELAVEFIDLYKKLDAKGE; this is encoded by the coding sequence ATGATGACTACAGCAGAACAAATTCCATTTCAATTAATTTTACACAGCGGTAACGCAAGAAGTTATGCGATGGAGGCACTGCAATATGCGAAACAGGGGAAATTACTAGAAGCAGATGAAGCAATGGCGAAAGCGAAAGAGGCAATTAATGAAGCACATCATTTCCAAACAGAGCTTATCCAATCAGAAGCAAGAGGCGAAAAAACAGAAATTAGTGTCCTTTTAATTCATGCACAAGATCATTTAATGAATTCAATGACTGTAAAAGAATTAGCAGTGGAATTTATCGACCTTTATAAAAAGCTTGATGCGAAAGGAGAATAA
- the celB gene encoding PTS cellobiose transporter subunit IIC, producing the protein MQKFIAFMEKYVVPVAGRIGSQRHLAAIRDGFIAVMPLILVGSIAVLVNGLPIDGFQNFMKSMFGDTWKMVGGNMWTGSFAILALMVAITTSYNLAKSYGVDGLSAGLISFGALVILTPTTPKEGGLNFLWTGAQGLFVALIVALLVTEVFRFLVQKDITFKMPDGVPPAVMKSFAALAPAFIILTVVAGIQLAVKLAGTSVHEFIFNTLQVPLQGLAGTLPSAIIIALLVHLLWFFGLHGPNIVGGIIEPLYLPALEKNIKLFQDGVSAFDVPNIVTKPFFDIFVYLGGSGATLAFLVVVFFVAKSAQMRGVSRLSLAPGMFNINEPVIFGTPIVLNPILFIPFVLTPVVLVITSYTAIYLGWVPKTVAMVPWTMPPIISGYLVTGGHVSGAILQLFNFVLAMAIYFPFVVACDRSVIRTEKAAAQGNDQSVPM; encoded by the coding sequence ATGCAAAAGTTTATTGCATTTATGGAAAAGTATGTTGTTCCAGTCGCTGGTAGAATCGGGTCACAACGTCATTTAGCTGCGATCCGTGATGGATTTATTGCAGTTATGCCGCTTATCTTAGTAGGTTCAATTGCAGTACTTGTTAATGGATTACCAATTGATGGATTCCAAAACTTTATGAAGAGCATGTTCGGCGATACATGGAAAATGGTCGGCGGAAATATGTGGACAGGATCCTTTGCCATTTTAGCTTTAATGGTAGCGATTACAACAAGTTATAACTTAGCTAAATCTTACGGTGTTGATGGATTGTCAGCAGGTCTTATTTCGTTTGGTGCGTTAGTTATTCTTACACCAACAACACCGAAAGAAGGCGGGTTAAACTTCCTTTGGACAGGTGCACAAGGTTTATTCGTAGCCCTAATTGTAGCGCTTCTTGTTACAGAAGTATTCCGGTTCTTAGTACAAAAAGATATTACTTTTAAAATGCCAGATGGTGTACCACCAGCAGTTATGAAGTCTTTCGCAGCATTGGCTCCAGCTTTTATTATTTTAACAGTAGTAGCAGGTATTCAATTAGCAGTGAAATTAGCTGGAACAAGCGTTCATGAATTTATTTTTAATACGCTTCAAGTACCATTACAAGGTTTAGCAGGTACATTACCAAGTGCAATTATTATCGCATTACTTGTACATCTTCTTTGGTTCTTTGGTTTACATGGTCCAAATATCGTTGGTGGTATTATCGAGCCTTTATACTTACCAGCACTAGAAAAAAATATTAAGTTGTTCCAAGATGGTGTGTCTGCATTTGATGTTCCAAACATTGTTACAAAACCGTTCTTTGATATTTTCGTATATCTAGGTGGATCTGGTGCAACATTAGCATTCTTAGTCGTTGTATTCTTTGTTGCAAAAAGTGCACAAATGCGCGGAGTATCAAGATTATCTCTAGCTCCCGGTATGTTTAACATTAATGAACCAGTAATCTTTGGTACACCGATTGTATTAAATCCGATTTTATTTATACCATTTGTATTAACACCAGTTGTGTTAGTTATTACTTCTTATACAGCAATTTATCTTGGCTGGGTACCGAAAACAGTAGCAATGGTTCCTTGGACAATGCCACCAATTATTAGTGGTTATCTTGTAACAGGTGGACACGTATCTGGTGCAATTCTACAATTGTTCAATTTTGTGCTTGCGATGGCAATCTACTTCCCATTCGTTGTAGCATGTGACCGTTCTGTCATTCGTACTGAAAAAGCTGCAGCACAAGGAAACGATCAATCTGTACCTATGTAA
- a CDS encoding PTS sugar transporter subunit IIB: MNILLCCSAGMSTSLLVTKMEEAAKARGLEGKIWAVSGDAVKNNIDEADVLLLGPQVRYMLSSLKPLADDHNVGIDVINSMHYGMMNGDAVLDHALTLKK; this comes from the coding sequence ATGAATATTTTACTTTGTTGTTCAGCAGGAATGTCTACAAGCTTACTAGTTACCAAAATGGAAGAGGCTGCAAAAGCTCGTGGTCTAGAAGGAAAGATTTGGGCTGTATCTGGGGATGCAGTAAAAAACAACATTGATGAAGCAGATGTATTATTACTAGGACCACAAGTTCGTTATATGCTTTCTTCTTTGAAACCGCTTGCGGATGATCATAATGTTGGAATCGATGTTATTAATTCAATGCATTACGGCATGATGAATGGAGATGCAGTTTTAGATCACGCATTAACACTTAAAAAATAA
- a CDS encoding polyamine aminopropyltransferase, which translates to MPKHRRKKHATIIYEMIPQNRVYQKVIQPKTMTNSNNESIRDEVTNTKLETHSNNKNIQDKFNNTKLEVHSNRKNIRNKFNDEKLEVHANTLDVWDEIALTEIQAGEYTSLFKEKSKYQDINLVQVNDMRLYLDKQLQFSSVDEQIYHEALVHPIMSKVEDPQYVLILGGGDALALREVLKYENVLHVDLVDLDEEMIRIAREIPEVVALNQGALFDDRVNVHICDAMQFLQSHPLLYDVIIIDFPDPANELLSQLYTKEFFTLVSFFLTEGGAFVCQSNSPIDTPLVYWSIGKTIRSAGLTVKSYHTIVPSFGNDWGFHIATNQSAILKRIEQLSVTVPQRTLPPTLSPLFQFRKELLEQQDSAVLNTQDNLTLHDCYRKDMQF; encoded by the coding sequence ATGCCAAAACATAGAAGAAAAAAACACGCAACAATCATTTATGAAATGATTCCTCAAAATCGTGTATATCAAAAAGTTATCCAGCCAAAAACAATGACAAATTCCAATAACGAAAGCATTCGAGATGAAGTTACTAATACAAAATTAGAAACTCATTCTAATAACAAAAATATTCAAGATAAATTTAATAACACAAAATTAGAAGTACATTCTAATAGAAAAAATATTCGAAATAAATTTAATGACGAAAAATTAGAGGTACATGCTAATACATTAGATGTATGGGATGAAATTGCGCTTACAGAAATACAAGCAGGTGAGTATACAAGTTTATTTAAAGAAAAAAGTAAATATCAAGATATAAATCTAGTACAAGTAAATGACATGCGATTATACTTGGATAAACAATTACAATTTAGTTCTGTCGATGAGCAGATTTATCACGAAGCTCTTGTTCATCCGATTATGTCCAAAGTAGAAGATCCACAGTATGTTCTCATTTTAGGAGGCGGAGATGCGCTTGCTTTACGGGAAGTATTAAAGTATGAAAATGTTCTTCATGTAGACCTTGTAGACTTGGATGAAGAAATGATTAGAATAGCTCGTGAAATTCCAGAAGTAGTCGCTTTAAATCAAGGTGCACTTTTTGATGACCGCGTAAATGTTCACATATGCGATGCGATGCAATTTCTTCAGTCTCATCCTCTTCTATATGATGTAATTATCATCGATTTCCCTGACCCAGCAAATGAATTGTTAAGTCAACTCTATACGAAAGAATTTTTCACACTTGTATCTTTTTTTCTTACAGAGGGCGGCGCATTTGTTTGCCAATCCAATTCACCAATAGATACACCACTTGTATATTGGAGCATTGGTAAAACAATTCGAAGCGCTGGTCTAACTGTGAAAAGCTATCACACAATCGTCCCTTCTTTCGGAAATGACTGGGGATTCCATATTGCTACAAATCAATCCGCGATTCTCAAACGAATTGAACAATTATCTGTAACAGTTCCTCAGCGAACACTCCCTCCTACTCTTTCTCCTCTCTTCCAATTTAGAAAAGAACTTTTAGAACAGCAAGATTCTGCCGTTCTGAATACACAGGACAACCTAACATTACATGATTGCTACCGGAAAGATATGCAATTTTAA
- the speD gene encoding adenosylmethionine decarboxylase, with protein sequence MEYSTFGRHIIVDLWETDFSLLNDCEFLKEHLVAASIICGAAVLSVIEKAFQPYGITILVLLAESHISIHTYPEKGFAAIDCYTCGATVDPQKAINYILDALKPKRFYITKLLRGIGEITNMS encoded by the coding sequence ATGGAATACTCAACATTTGGTAGACATATAATAGTAGACTTGTGGGAAACAGATTTTTCTCTATTAAATGATTGTGAGTTTTTAAAGGAACATTTAGTCGCTGCATCTATTATATGTGGTGCTGCTGTCCTCTCTGTAATCGAAAAAGCATTTCAACCATATGGCATTACTATATTAGTTTTACTAGCAGAGAGTCATATCTCTATTCACACGTATCCAGAAAAGGGCTTCGCAGCAATCGACTGTTATACATGTGGTGCAACAGTTGATCCGCAAAAAGCTATTAACTATATATTAGACGCATTAAAGCCGAAACGATTTTATATAACAAAATTACTTCGTGGTATCGGGGAAATAACGAATATGAGTTAA
- a CDS encoding DUF3021 domain-containing protein — MITLFDRVWAKVLTGIAMAMIYSLLFLGIGYANGVDVLEVETVLFHLGIANIVGVIFSFASLVFEREEWSILKQTMIHFIILLGTFLPIAIWVGWVPASPVPILLCVGSFILIYFVLWCAMAIYWKKKIEGLNNGLK; from the coding sequence ATGATTACATTGTTTGATAGGGTATGGGCCAAAGTCTTGACAGGAATAGCGATGGCGATGATTTATAGTTTGTTGTTTTTAGGGATCGGTTATGCGAATGGAGTAGATGTATTAGAGGTAGAGACAGTGCTTTTCCATCTCGGGATAGCAAATATTGTTGGGGTAATTTTCTCTTTTGCTTCTTTGGTGTTTGAGAGAGAAGAATGGAGTATTTTAAAGCAAACAATGATTCACTTTATCATTTTACTAGGAACATTTTTACCGATTGCGATTTGGGTGGGCTGGGTTCCAGCTAGTCCTGTTCCAATACTGCTTTGTGTAGGTAGCTTTATCTTGATTTACTTTGTTCTATGGTGTGCAATGGCAATATATTGGAAGAAAAAAATTGAGGGATTGAATAATGGGTTGAAATAA
- a CDS encoding LytTR family DNA-binding domain-containing protein encodes MKIHLELDPSQDEIEIIVKTKEVTDEIHQLLKRIEGGSMKQIIGILKQRYYLLEPQDIYWFYTEDRKVMAQTTKGNLEVKSRLYELETKLQGNRFVRFSKSTLANLQHVTSFEMSFSGSMCAHFSNGMKEYVSRKYVPLIKEALNMGGG; translated from the coding sequence GTGAAAATTCACCTTGAATTAGATCCATCACAAGATGAAATAGAGATTATTGTAAAGACAAAAGAAGTAACAGATGAAATTCACCAACTTTTAAAAAGGATAGAAGGAGGGAGTATGAAACAAATTATTGGAATTTTGAAACAACGATATTATTTGTTAGAACCGCAAGATATATATTGGTTTTATACAGAGGATCGAAAGGTAATGGCTCAAACGACGAAAGGAAATCTTGAGGTGAAATCACGTTTGTATGAATTAGAAACAAAATTACAAGGTAATCGATTTGTACGATTTTCAAAGTCTACACTAGCTAACTTGCAGCATGTAACAAGCTTTGAAATGTCCTTTAGCGGCAGTATGTGTGCACACTTTTCAAATGGAATGAAAGAATACGTTTCAAGAAAATATGTACCACTTATTAAAGAAGCGTTGAATATGGGAGGAGGTTAA
- a CDS encoding PTS lactose/cellobiose transporter subunit IIA, producing MDTVETQVFHLILHGGNARSCAMEAIDYAKRGEFEEADAKLQEALQELQEAHRLQTDLIQREAGGEKTEITLLMVHAQDHLMNAITVKELASEFVGLYKKMLEKE from the coding sequence ATGGATACGGTAGAGACGCAAGTTTTTCATTTGATTTTACATGGGGGAAATGCAAGAAGTTGTGCGATGGAGGCAATCGATTACGCAAAGCGCGGAGAGTTTGAAGAGGCGGACGCTAAGCTGCAGGAGGCACTTCAAGAATTACAAGAAGCACATCGCTTGCAAACAGATTTGATACAAAGAGAAGCTGGCGGAGAAAAAACAGAAATTACACTTCTCATGGTTCATGCGCAAGATCATTTAATGAATGCCATAACGGTGAAGGAGTTAGCGAGTGAATTTGTAGGGTTATATAAGAAAATGTTAGAGAAAGAATGA